A part of Terriglobus roseus genomic DNA contains:
- a CDS encoding carboxymuconolactone decarboxylase family protein: MPHIQLPEGLQGIRSAMAFRPETAKPLNELVEVLLHAPNSLPQADRELIATYVSYLNDCYFCQTVHGSIAAACLDDDYDLVKRVKADFMSAEISAKLKTLLVIAAKVQTDGKNVTSTDIDEARAQGATDVEIHDTILIAAAFCMYNRYVDGLDTWQPRDEALYLERGKKTAREGYVEMSKEYLPSVSSSS, from the coding sequence GTGCCACACATTCAACTCCCTGAAGGTCTGCAAGGCATCCGGAGCGCCATGGCGTTTCGGCCTGAAACAGCAAAGCCCCTGAATGAACTGGTGGAGGTTTTGCTGCACGCGCCAAACTCCTTGCCACAGGCGGATCGCGAGTTGATCGCCACTTATGTCTCCTATCTGAATGACTGCTACTTTTGCCAGACGGTGCACGGGTCCATTGCGGCAGCATGCCTGGACGACGACTACGATCTGGTCAAGCGTGTGAAGGCAGATTTTATGTCTGCAGAGATTTCAGCAAAGCTCAAGACCCTCCTTGTCATCGCAGCCAAGGTGCAGACCGACGGCAAAAACGTCACCTCTACCGACATCGATGAGGCCCGTGCACAAGGCGCGACCGACGTGGAGATCCACGACACAATACTCATCGCTGCGGCCTTTTGCATGTACAACCGCTACGTCGACGGGCTGGACACGTGGCAACCTCGTGATGAGGCTCTTTACCTCGAACGCGGTAAGAAGACTGCACGCGAGGGATATGTGGAGATGAGCAAGGAGTACCTTCCTTCGGTGTCCAGTTCATCCTGA